A genomic window from Streptomyces mirabilis includes:
- a CDS encoding Gfo/Idh/MocA family oxidoreductase → MTRKTVRIAMNGVTGRMGYRQHLVRSILALRDQGGLDLGDGTVLWPEPVLLGRREHALKALAEQHGLEHWSTDVDEVLADPTVDIYFDAQVTSAREEAITKAIAAGKHIYTEKPTATGLDGALELARLAHEKGVKHGVVQDKLFLPGLLKLKRLIDGGFFGRILSIRGEFGYWVFEGDWQSAQRPSWNYRAEDGGGIVVDMFPHWEYVLHELFGRVTSVQALIATHIPQRWDEQDKPYDATADDAAYGVFELEGGAIAQINSSWAVRVNRDELVEFQVDGTEGSAVAGLRNCRVQHRSATPKPVWNPDIPATYSFRDQWQEIPDNAEFDNGFKAQWELFLRHVYADAPYHWDLLAGARGVQLAELGLRSSAEGRRLDVPEISL, encoded by the coding sequence GTGACACGCAAGACGGTGCGAATCGCCATGAACGGCGTGACGGGGCGCATGGGCTACCGCCAGCACCTCGTCCGCTCGATTCTCGCCCTGCGCGACCAGGGCGGCCTCGACCTCGGTGACGGCACGGTGCTGTGGCCCGAGCCGGTCCTCCTCGGCCGCCGCGAGCACGCGCTGAAGGCGCTCGCCGAGCAGCACGGCCTGGAGCACTGGTCGACGGACGTGGACGAGGTCCTCGCCGACCCGACCGTCGACATCTACTTCGACGCCCAGGTGACCTCCGCCCGAGAGGAGGCCATCACGAAGGCCATCGCGGCGGGCAAGCACATCTACACCGAGAAGCCCACCGCCACCGGCCTCGACGGCGCCCTGGAGCTGGCCCGCCTCGCCCACGAGAAGGGCGTCAAGCACGGGGTCGTGCAGGACAAGCTCTTCCTCCCGGGGCTGCTGAAACTCAAGCGGCTCATCGACGGGGGCTTCTTCGGGCGGATCCTGTCCATCCGCGGGGAGTTCGGGTACTGGGTCTTCGAGGGCGACTGGCAGAGCGCCCAGCGGCCCTCCTGGAACTATCGCGCGGAGGACGGCGGCGGCATCGTCGTCGACATGTTCCCGCACTGGGAGTACGTGCTCCACGAGCTGTTCGGTCGGGTCACCTCGGTCCAGGCGCTCATCGCCACCCACATCCCGCAGCGCTGGGACGAGCAGGACAAGCCGTACGACGCCACGGCCGACGACGCCGCGTACGGCGTCTTCGAGCTGGAGGGCGGCGCCATCGCCCAGATCAACTCCTCCTGGGCGGTGCGCGTCAACCGCGACGAGCTGGTCGAGTTCCAGGTCGACGGGACGGAGGGGTCGGCCGTCGCCGGTCTGCGCAACTGCCGCGTCCAGCACCGGTCCGCCACCCCCAAGCCGGTCTGGAACCCCGACATCCCGGCCACGTACTCCTTCCGTGACCAGTGGCAGGAGATCCCCGACAACGCCGAGTTCGACAACGGCTTCAAGGCGCAGTGGGAGCTGTTCCTGCGGCACGTGTACGCCGACGCCCCCTACCACTGGGACCTCCTCGCCGGCGCCCGCGGCGTCCAGCTCGCCGAACTGGGGCTGAGGTCCTCGGCCGAGGGCCGCCGTCTCGACGTGCCGGAGATCTCGCTGTGA
- a CDS encoding glycoside hydrolase family 3 protein produces MGPSSSSRPSRRTVLAATAGTTAALTLSTTSVRAAEKRPDESSLRALVSRMTLEEKVGQLFVMRVYGHSATAPDQADIDTNLEELGVRTAAELIARYRVGGIIYFTWAHNTRDPHQIAALSNGIQKVSLDQPRGLPVLISTDQEYGAVARVGKPATLFPGAMALGAGGSREDARTVGRLGGAELRALGIRQDYSPVADVNVNPANPVIGVRSFGADPDAVAGLVTAEVKGYQSVGVAATAKHFPGHGDTAVDSHFGFPVITHSRELWSSLDAVPFRAAVRAGIDSVMTAHIMVPALDPSGDPATLSHPILTGILREELGYDGLVVTDSLGMEGVRTKYGDDRVPVLALKAGVDQLLNPPSIHVAWNAVLNAVHGGELTEARLDESVLRVLRLKSKLGLLENPYVSDSGVDHTVGTAAHRRAADRIAERTTTLLVNQERLLPLSRRSTPRVLVVGADPASPSGTDGPPTTVLATALTELGFTATALSTGTAPSAATIDNAVAAAKGVDAVVVGTYNVTATGSQKTLVERLVATGVPVVAIAIRNPYDVAQLPDVRAYLATYSWTDVELRAAARVIAGSARPRGRLPVEVQRADDPTKALYPIGYGLTY; encoded by the coding sequence GTGGGGCCATCGAGTTCTTCCAGACCGTCCAGACGTACCGTTCTCGCCGCCACCGCCGGGACCACCGCGGCCCTGACCTTGAGCACCACCTCCGTCCGGGCGGCCGAGAAGAGACCTGACGAATCGTCACTCCGGGCGCTCGTCTCCCGCATGACGCTGGAGGAGAAGGTCGGCCAGCTCTTCGTGATGCGGGTCTACGGGCACTCCGCCACCGCGCCCGACCAGGCCGACATCGACACCAACCTCGAGGAACTCGGCGTCAGGACGGCCGCCGAGCTGATCGCCAGGTACCGCGTCGGCGGGATCATCTACTTCACCTGGGCGCACAACACCCGTGACCCGCACCAGATCGCCGCCCTCTCGAACGGCATCCAGAAGGTCTCCCTCGACCAGCCGCGCGGGCTGCCCGTCCTCATCTCCACCGACCAGGAGTACGGAGCGGTGGCCCGGGTGGGCAAGCCCGCGACGCTGTTCCCGGGCGCGATGGCGCTGGGCGCGGGCGGATCGCGGGAGGACGCCCGTACGGTGGGGCGCCTCGGCGGCGCCGAGCTGCGCGCCCTCGGCATCCGACAGGACTACTCCCCGGTCGCCGACGTGAACGTCAACCCGGCCAACCCGGTCATCGGCGTACGCTCCTTCGGCGCCGATCCGGACGCCGTGGCCGGGCTGGTGACGGCCGAGGTGAAGGGCTATCAGAGCGTCGGGGTCGCGGCCACGGCGAAGCACTTCCCGGGGCACGGGGACACCGCCGTCGACAGCCACTTCGGCTTCCCCGTCATCACACACAGCCGCGAGCTGTGGTCGTCCCTCGACGCCGTGCCCTTCCGGGCCGCCGTCCGCGCCGGCATCGACTCGGTCATGACCGCCCACATCATGGTTCCGGCCCTCGACCCGTCCGGGGACCCCGCGACCCTCTCCCACCCGATCCTCACCGGCATCCTGCGCGAGGAACTCGGCTACGACGGGCTCGTGGTGACCGACTCGCTCGGCATGGAGGGTGTCCGGACGAAGTACGGCGACGACCGCGTCCCCGTCCTGGCGCTCAAGGCCGGTGTCGACCAGCTCCTCAACCCGCCGTCCATCCACGTGGCCTGGAACGCGGTCCTGAACGCCGTGCACGGCGGCGAGCTCACGGAGGCCCGGCTCGACGAGTCCGTCCTGCGCGTCCTGCGCCTGAAGTCCAAGCTGGGCCTGCTGGAGAATCCGTACGTCAGCGACTCCGGCGTCGACCACACGGTCGGCACCGCCGCGCACCGCAGGGCGGCCGACCGGATCGCCGAGCGCACGACGACACTGCTCGTCAACCAGGAGCGCCTGCTCCCGCTCTCGCGCCGGAGCACCCCGCGCGTCCTCGTCGTCGGCGCCGATCCCGCCTCGCCGTCCGGCACCGACGGACCGCCCACGACCGTCCTCGCGACCGCCCTCACCGAGCTGGGGTTCACGGCGACGGCACTGTCCACCGGAACGGCACCCTCCGCGGCGACCATCGACAACGCGGTGGCGGCGGCCAAAGGCGTGGACGCGGTCGTCGTCGGCACGTACAACGTGACGGCGACCGGGTCGCAGAAGACCCTCGTCGAGCGGCTCGTCGCCACCGGCGTCCCGGTGGTCGCGATCGCGATCCGCAACCCGTACGACGTGGCGCAACTCCCTGATGTGCGTGCCTACTTGGCGACCTACTCCTGGACGGACGTCGAACTGCGCGCCGCCGCCCGAGTGATCGCGGGCAGCGCGAGGCCCCGCGGGAGGCTGCCGGTGGAGGTGCAGCGGGCGGACGACCCGACGAAGGCGCTGTATCCGATCGGGTACGGATTGACGTACTAG
- a CDS encoding LacI family DNA-binding transcriptional regulator: MTVTLADVAARAQVSPATVSRVLNGNYPVAASTRERVLRAVDDLDYVLNGPASSLAAATSDLVGILVNDIADPFFGIMAAAIQSEIGGPGGRAGGERLGVVCNTGGSPERELTYLTLLQRQRAAAVVLTGGAVEDAPHAAAVAAKLRKLGDAGTQVVLCGRPPAPDAPEAIALTFDNRGGGQQLTEHLIGLGHRRLGYIAGPEERTTTRHRLEGHRAALAAHDIEDDPRRTVHGRYDRRAGYEATLELLRRDPSLTAVVAANDTVALGACAALREAGLRIPDDVSVAGFDDLPFSIDAVPALTTVRLPLSEAGARAGRIAMGREEPPPGGIATVRGELMVRGSTGVPRV, from the coding sequence ATGACCGTGACCCTGGCGGACGTGGCGGCGCGTGCGCAGGTCTCGCCCGCGACCGTGTCCCGGGTGCTGAACGGGAACTATCCCGTCGCGGCGTCCACGCGCGAGCGGGTGCTGCGCGCGGTGGACGACCTGGACTACGTACTGAACGGACCCGCGAGTTCGCTGGCCGCCGCCACCTCCGACCTGGTCGGCATCCTGGTGAACGACATCGCCGACCCCTTCTTCGGAATCATGGCGGCCGCGATCCAGTCGGAGATCGGCGGGCCCGGGGGACGTGCGGGCGGCGAACGGCTCGGGGTCGTGTGCAACACCGGCGGCTCCCCGGAGCGTGAGCTGACCTACCTCACGCTCCTTCAGCGCCAGCGCGCCGCCGCGGTCGTCCTGACGGGCGGTGCCGTCGAGGACGCGCCGCACGCGGCGGCGGTCGCGGCGAAGCTGCGCAAGCTCGGGGACGCGGGGACCCAGGTGGTCCTGTGCGGACGGCCGCCCGCGCCCGACGCCCCCGAGGCGATCGCGCTCACCTTCGACAACCGGGGCGGCGGACAGCAGCTCACCGAGCATCTGATCGGGCTCGGCCACCGCAGGCTCGGCTACATCGCGGGCCCGGAGGAGCGGACGACGACCCGGCACCGCCTGGAGGGGCACCGCGCCGCGCTCGCCGCGCACGACATCGAGGACGATCCGCGGCGCACGGTGCATGGACGCTACGACCGTCGGGCCGGCTACGAGGCGACACTCGAACTCCTGCGCCGTGACCCGTCGTTGACGGCTGTCGTCGCCGCCAACGACACCGTCGCGCTCGGTGCCTGTGCCGCGCTGCGGGAGGCGGGCCTGCGTATCCCCGACGACGTGTCCGTCGCCGGCTTCGACGACCTTCCCTTCAGCATCGACGCCGTCCCCGCGCTCACGACGGTGCGGTTGCCCCTCTCGGAGGCGGGGGCCCGGGCCGGGCGTATCGCGATGGGCCGCGAGGAGCCGCCGCCGGGCGGGATCGCGACGGTGCGGGGGGAGTTGATGGTGCGGGGGTCCACAGGGGTGCCGCGGGTCTGA
- a CDS encoding sugar phosphate isomerase/epimerase family protein has protein sequence MKLAFSTLGVPGLPIPDVVRLAAAHGYHGVELRAHPEEPVHPGIGAAERAEVVAEFKAGGIEILGVAGYARVAAPGDDDTVVAEVKELLDLAHDLGAPFVRVFPGASSEQSVEEADATAARRLGTAAEYAADLGVRILLETHDSHRTGADAIRILGLVGHHHVGSLWDVMHTWLGGEEPAETYAALCTYLGYLQVKDIASAEDTTPLPLGAGVLPLADCVELLSREGWDGWLCWEYEKRWYEEAAPLPELLGPGREHLGRLLNDSA, from the coding sequence ATGAAGCTGGCCTTCTCCACGCTCGGCGTACCCGGGCTCCCCATCCCCGACGTCGTACGACTCGCCGCCGCGCACGGCTACCACGGCGTGGAGCTGCGCGCGCATCCCGAGGAGCCGGTGCACCCCGGGATCGGGGCCGCCGAGCGGGCCGAGGTGGTCGCGGAGTTCAAGGCGGGCGGCATCGAGATCCTGGGCGTGGCGGGCTACGCGCGGGTGGCGGCGCCGGGCGACGACGACACCGTCGTCGCCGAGGTCAAGGAGCTCCTCGACCTCGCCCACGACCTGGGCGCCCCGTTCGTACGCGTCTTTCCGGGCGCGAGTTCCGAGCAGAGCGTCGAGGAGGCGGACGCGACGGCGGCACGGCGGCTCGGCACGGCCGCGGAGTACGCCGCCGACCTGGGCGTACGGATCCTGCTGGAGACCCATGACTCGCACCGCACCGGCGCGGACGCGATCAGGATCCTGGGCCTGGTCGGCCACCACCACGTGGGCTCGCTGTGGGACGTCATGCACACCTGGCTCGGCGGCGAGGAGCCGGCGGAGACCTACGCGGCCCTGTGCACCTACCTCGGCTACCTCCAGGTCAAGGACATCGCCTCCGCCGAGGACACCACCCCGCTCCCCCTCGGCGCGGGCGTCCTGCCCCTCGCCGACTGTGTGGAACTCCTCTCCCGGGAGGGCTGGGACGGCTGGCTGTGCTGGGAGTACGAGAAGCGGTGGTACGAGGAGGCCGCACCGCTGCCCGAGCTGCTGGGACCGGGTCGGGAGCACCTCGGGCGCCTGCTGAACGACTCCGCCTAG
- a CDS encoding bifunctional helix-turn-helix transcriptional regulator/GNAT family N-acetyltransferase has protein sequence MTVQDIRSFNRFYTNVIGALDYGRHLYAPYTLTESRVLYELAHSPRTDAADLRGELSLDAGYLSRILNKFEQDGLIERTPSERDPRRRRITLTAQGRETAALLDERSRESVGALLATVPADDRPRLAEAMRTVRTLLSSGRPPRSEDVVLRDPGPGDLGWIVQRNAALYAAEHGWNADYEGLVARIVADFAEDHDPHLERVWIAELDGRPVGCVMCVRDDAPGTARLRLLLVEPDARGLRIGDRLVEAVIDFARDGGYRDLVLWTNDVLSAARRIYQRHGFVLVAEKPHRSFGADLTGQDWRLDLHPPQE, from the coding sequence ATGACCGTCCAGGACATCCGCTCCTTCAACCGCTTCTACACGAACGTCATCGGGGCCCTCGACTACGGCCGCCACCTCTACGCCCCCTACACCCTCACCGAGTCCCGTGTGCTGTACGAACTCGCCCACTCCCCCCGCACCGACGCCGCCGACCTCCGCGGCGAACTGTCCCTGGACGCCGGTTACCTGAGCCGCATCCTGAACAAGTTCGAGCAGGACGGCCTGATCGAGCGGACCCCCTCGGAGCGGGACCCGCGGCGGCGCCGCATCACGCTCACGGCACAGGGCAGGGAGACGGCGGCCCTGCTGGACGAGCGCTCACGGGAATCGGTGGGGGCGCTGCTGGCGACCGTGCCGGCCGACGACCGCCCCCGGCTCGCCGAGGCGATGCGGACCGTGCGCACGCTGCTCTCCTCCGGGCGCCCACCACGCAGCGAGGACGTCGTCCTGCGCGATCCCGGGCCCGGCGACCTCGGCTGGATCGTGCAGCGCAACGCCGCGCTGTACGCCGCCGAGCACGGCTGGAACGCCGACTACGAGGGCCTGGTCGCCCGGATCGTGGCGGACTTCGCCGAGGACCACGATCCGCACCTGGAGCGGGTGTGGATCGCCGAGCTGGACGGCCGGCCGGTGGGCTGCGTGATGTGCGTACGCGACGACGCGCCCGGGACCGCCCGCCTCCGCCTGCTCCTCGTCGAGCCCGACGCGCGCGGGCTGCGCATCGGCGACCGGCTGGTCGAGGCCGTCATCGACTTCGCGCGGGACGGTGGCTACCGGGACCTGGTCCTGTGGACCAACGACGTGCTCTCCGCCGCCCGCCGCATCTACCAGCGCCACGGTTTCGTCCTCGTCGCCGAGAAACCGCACCGCTCGTTCGGAGCGGACCTGACCGGCCAGGACTGGCGGTTGGATCTGCACCCCCCGCAGGAGTGA
- the hemC gene encoding hydroxymethylbilane synthase, producing MSAPELIRIVSRDSPMALAQVERVRAELSALHPHIRTEVVPVRTTGDKWMGDLAKVEGKGAFTKEVDAALLAGEADLAVHCVKDIPADRPLPAGTMFAAFLARDDIRDALVHPGGLTLDELPQGARIGTSSVRRGAQLAASHPHLECVPFRGNANRRLEKLAAGEADALLLAVSGLERIGRADVITEILSPETMMPPIGAGILALQCREGDTDVIETISDLGDPNTHREATAERMFLHVLQGHCNSPIAGFAKADRSGELSLRACVFTPDGKTVLNAHEWAGRLDAATLGTSVAVALLRQGARELIDDIPH from the coding sequence ATGTCGGCACCGGAACTGATCCGTATCGTCTCCCGCGACTCGCCCATGGCCCTGGCCCAAGTGGAGCGTGTCCGTGCCGAGTTGAGCGCGCTCCATCCGCACATCCGTACCGAGGTCGTGCCCGTGAGGACGACCGGTGACAAGTGGATGGGCGACCTGGCCAAGGTCGAGGGGAAGGGCGCGTTCACCAAGGAGGTCGACGCGGCGCTGCTGGCCGGTGAGGCCGATCTCGCGGTGCACTGCGTCAAGGACATCCCCGCGGACCGTCCCCTCCCGGCGGGGACGATGTTCGCCGCGTTCCTGGCGCGGGACGACATCCGGGACGCCCTCGTGCACCCGGGCGGCCTCACGCTGGACGAGCTGCCGCAGGGGGCCCGGATCGGCACCTCGTCGGTACGGCGGGGCGCTCAGCTGGCCGCCTCGCACCCGCACTTGGAGTGCGTGCCGTTCCGGGGGAACGCCAACCGGCGGCTGGAGAAGCTGGCGGCCGGTGAGGCGGACGCGCTGCTGCTGGCGGTGTCGGGGCTGGAGCGGATCGGCCGGGCGGACGTGATCACGGAGATCCTGTCGCCCGAGACGATGATGCCGCCGATCGGGGCGGGGATCCTGGCCCTCCAGTGCCGTGAGGGCGACACCGACGTCATCGAGACGATCAGCGACCTCGGCGACCCGAACACGCACCGCGAGGCCACGGCGGAGCGGATGTTCCTGCACGTCCTCCAGGGCCACTGCAACTCACCGATCGCCGGTTTCGCGAAGGCCGACCGCAGTGGCGAACTGTCCCTGCGTGCCTGCGTGTTCACCCCGGACGGCAAGACCGTACTGAACGCCCACGAGTGGGCGGGCCGCCTCGACGCCGCGACGCTCGGCACGTCGGTCGCCGTCGCCCTGTTGCGTCAGGGCGCCCGCGAACTGATCGACGACATCCCGCACTGA
- a CDS encoding dihydrodipicolinate synthase family protein, with protein MTLRLPDTNGALRVYEPRAVPLALTTGAPFTSRTVFSAAHVVADPFADVTPDSAAAVDWDATLAFRRHLWSHGLGVAEAMDTAQRGMGLDWAGAAELIRRSAAEAKAVGGRIACGVGTDQLTGPASLEEVRTAYEEQLALVEESGAQAILMASRALAATAKGPEDYLEVYGHLLRQAVEPVVLHWLGPMFDPALEGYWGSGDLDAATDVFLEVIAAHPDKVDGIKVSLLDARREVDLRRRLPQGVRCYTGDDFNYPELIAGDEQGFSHALLGIFDPLGPLAAEAVRVLDTGDVKGFRELLDPTVELSRHLFEAPTRFYKTGVVLLAWLAGHQEHFTMVGGLQSARSLPHFARAYELADTLGLFPNPELAEARMKTLLALYGVTS; from the coding sequence GTGACCCTTCGACTGCCGGACACGAACGGCGCGTTGAGGGTCTATGAGCCGCGTGCCGTCCCGCTCGCCCTCACCACCGGCGCGCCCTTCACCTCCCGTACGGTCTTCTCGGCCGCGCACGTCGTCGCCGACCCGTTCGCGGACGTCACGCCCGACTCGGCCGCCGCCGTCGACTGGGACGCCACCCTCGCCTTCCGCCGCCACCTGTGGTCGCACGGGCTCGGCGTCGCCGAGGCGATGGACACCGCGCAGCGCGGGATGGGCCTGGACTGGGCGGGCGCGGCCGAACTCATCCGCCGGTCCGCTGCGGAGGCGAAGGCGGTCGGGGGCCGTATCGCGTGCGGTGTCGGCACCGATCAGCTCACCGGTCCGGCATCCCTGGAAGAAGTGCGGACGGCCTACGAGGAGCAGCTCGCCCTCGTCGAGGAGTCGGGGGCGCAGGCCATCCTCATGGCCTCCCGGGCGCTGGCGGCGACCGCGAAGGGGCCCGAGGACTACCTGGAGGTCTACGGGCATCTGCTCCGTCAGGCGGTCGAGCCCGTGGTCCTGCACTGGCTCGGCCCCATGTTCGACCCCGCCCTTGAGGGCTACTGGGGGTCGGGCGACCTGGACGCGGCCACGGACGTGTTCCTGGAGGTCATCGCCGCCCACCCGGACAAGGTCGACGGCATCAAGGTCTCCCTCCTCGACGCCCGACGAGAGGTCGACCTGCGCCGCCGCCTGCCGCAGGGCGTCCGCTGCTACACGGGTGACGACTTCAACTACCCCGAGCTGATCGCGGGCGACGAGCAGGGCTTCAGCCACGCCCTGCTCGGCATCTTCGATCCGCTGGGCCCGCTCGCGGCGGAGGCGGTACGGGTGCTCGACACCGGTGACGTGAAGGGCTTCCGTGAGCTTCTCGACCCCACCGTCGAGCTCTCCCGCCATCTCTTCGAGGCGCCGACCCGGTTCTACAAGACGGGCGTCGTCCTGCTGGCGTGGCTGGCCGGGCACCAGGAGCACTTCACCATGGTCGGCGGGCTCCAGTCGGCCCGCTCGCTGCCGCACTTCGCGCGGGCGTACGAACTGGCGGACACCCTGGGCCTGTTCCCGAACCCGGAGCTCGCCGAGGCCCGGATGAAGACCCTGCTGGCTCTGTACGGAGTGACCTCATGA
- a CDS encoding alkaline phosphatase family protein, whose protein sequence is MAELTRRRLLGSAAGALGGAAALSLLPPSVQKAVAAGPPKHGSLRDLEHVVMLMQENRSFDHYFGTLSGVRGFADPHALRLDTGRSVFYQPDAVNPKGYLLPFHLDTHTSSAQAIPSTSHAWAVQHEAWNGGKMDRWLPAHRKADGVNGPYVMGYYTREDIPFQFALAETFTVCDHYFCSVFGPTWPNRLYWMTGTIDPGGTRGGPVLVNTAPTPYRWTTYAERLQAAGVSWKVYQQDDDYGCNMLEQFASFRGAAPGSELYERGVRPQPEGTFEDDARNDRLPAVSWIVPTSFQSEHPDYLPAAGADFVASKIEAIASSPKVWSKTAFILNYDENDGLFDHVPPPTPPAGTPDEFVQGLPIGGGFRVPAIIVSPWTVGGWVASEAFDHTSALQFLERFTGVEEPNVSDWRRSTFGDFTSAFRFSHGRPRPPRLPDDTAEQLEKAKEEVATLPKPTLPGADQSFPRQEKGHRPHV, encoded by the coding sequence ATGGCCGAGTTGACACGTCGTAGACTCCTGGGTTCGGCCGCGGGGGCGCTGGGCGGCGCCGCGGCGCTCTCCCTCCTCCCGCCGAGCGTCCAGAAGGCCGTCGCGGCCGGGCCGCCGAAGCACGGCTCGCTCCGCGACCTCGAGCACGTCGTCATGCTGATGCAGGAGAACCGGTCCTTCGACCACTACTTCGGCACCCTGTCCGGCGTACGCGGCTTCGCCGACCCGCACGCGCTGAGGCTCGACACCGGGCGGTCGGTGTTCTACCAGCCCGACGCCGTGAACCCGAAGGGGTATCTGCTCCCCTTCCATCTCGACACCCACACGTCCAGCGCCCAGGCGATCCCGTCCACGAGCCACGCGTGGGCGGTGCAGCACGAGGCGTGGAACGGCGGGAAGATGGACCGCTGGCTGCCGGCGCACCGCAAGGCGGACGGGGTCAACGGGCCGTACGTGATGGGCTACTACACGCGTGAGGACATCCCGTTCCAGTTCGCGCTGGCGGAGACGTTCACCGTCTGCGACCACTACTTCTGCTCGGTGTTCGGGCCGACCTGGCCCAACCGGCTGTACTGGATGACCGGCACGATCGACCCCGGCGGCACGCGGGGCGGCCCGGTCCTCGTCAACACGGCGCCGACGCCGTACCGGTGGACGACGTACGCGGAGCGGCTGCAGGCGGCCGGGGTCAGCTGGAAGGTGTACCAGCAGGACGACGACTACGGCTGCAACATGCTGGAGCAGTTCGCGAGCTTCCGCGGGGCGGCGCCGGGGTCCGAGCTGTACGAGCGTGGGGTGCGCCCGCAGCCGGAGGGCACGTTCGAGGACGACGCGCGGAACGACCGGCTGCCGGCGGTCTCCTGGATCGTGCCGACGAGCTTTCAGTCCGAGCACCCGGACTACCTGCCCGCCGCGGGCGCCGATTTCGTCGCGTCGAAGATCGAGGCGATCGCCTCCAGCCCGAAGGTGTGGAGCAAGACCGCCTTCATCCTGAACTACGACGAGAACGACGGCCTGTTCGACCATGTGCCGCCGCCGACGCCTCCGGCGGGTACGCCGGACGAGTTCGTCCAGGGGCTGCCCATCGGGGGCGGCTTCCGAGTGCCTGCGATCATCGTCTCGCCCTGGACGGTGGGGGGTTGGGTGGCGTCGGAGGCCTTCGACCACACCTCGGCGCTGCAGTTCCTCGAGCGGTTCACGGGGGTCGAGGAGCCCAACGTCAGTGACTGGCGGCGGTCGACGTTCGGTGACTTCACGTCGGCGTTCCGCTTCTCGCACGGGCGTCCGCGTCCGCCGCGGCTGCCGGACGACACGGCGGAGCAGCTGGAGAAGGCGAAGGAGGAGGTCGCGACCCTTCCGAAGCCGACGCTGCCCGGTGCCGACCAGTCGTTCCCCCGTCAGGAGAAGGGGCACCGTCCGCACGTGTGA
- the aroA gene encoding 3-phosphoshikimate 1-carboxyvinyltransferase has product MAVVDIPGSKSITARALFLAAAADGVTTLVRPLRSDDTEGFTEGLTRLGYRVGRTPHAWQIDGRPQGPAATDADVYCRDGATTARFLPTLAAAGHGTYRFDASPQMRRRPLLPLTRALRDLGVDLRHDEAEGHHPLRIAAAGVEGGDVTLDAGQSSQYLTALLLLGPLTRKGLRITVTDLVSAPYVEITLAMMRTFGASVRREGEVFVVSPGGYRATTYAVEPDASTASYFFAAAALTGREVTVPGLGAGALQGDLGFVDVLRRMGARVEVGSGGTTVAGTGELRGLTVNMRDISDTMPTLAAIAPFASGPVRIEDVANTRVKECDRLDACAENLRRLGVRVETGADWIEIHPGAQPVPGAEIKTYGDHRIVMSFAVTGLRAPGGVSFDDPGCVRKTFPAFHETFAAWAGPLG; this is encoded by the coding sequence ATGGCCGTCGTCGACATCCCCGGTTCCAAGTCCATCACCGCGCGTGCGCTCTTCCTGGCGGCGGCGGCCGACGGGGTCACGACCCTCGTGCGGCCGCTCCGGTCGGACGACACGGAAGGTTTCACGGAAGGCCTGACCCGGCTCGGCTACCGCGTCGGCCGCACCCCGCACGCCTGGCAGATCGACGGCCGCCCCCAGGGCCCGGCGGCCACCGACGCCGACGTGTACTGCCGCGACGGCGCGACCACCGCCCGCTTCCTGCCGACCCTCGCCGCCGCCGGACACGGCACCTACCGCTTCGACGCCTCCCCGCAGATGCGCCGCCGCCCGCTGCTCCCGCTCACCCGCGCCCTGCGCGACCTCGGCGTCGACCTGCGGCACGACGAGGCGGAGGGCCACCATCCGCTGCGGATCGCGGCGGCCGGCGTGGAGGGCGGTGACGTGACGCTCGACGCGGGCCAGTCCTCGCAGTACCTGACCGCCCTCCTGCTGCTCGGCCCGCTGACCCGCAAGGGCCTGCGCATCACCGTCACCGACCTGGTCTCGGCGCCGTACGTCGAGATCACGCTCGCGATGATGCGGACGTTCGGCGCGTCCGTGCGCCGGGAGGGCGAGGTGTTCGTGGTCTCGCCCGGCGGCTACCGCGCCACCACCTACGCCGTCGAACCCGACGCCTCCACCGCGAGCTACTTCTTCGCCGCGGCCGCCCTGACCGGCCGCGAGGTGACGGTCCCCGGCCTGGGCGCCGGCGCGCTCCAGGGCGACCTGGGCTTCGTCGACGTACTGCGGCGGATGGGGGCGCGGGTGGAGGTCGGCTCCGGCGGGACGACGGTCGCCGGCACCGGCGAACTGCGCGGGCTCACGGTCAACATGCGGGACATCTCCGACACCATGCCGACGCTGGCCGCGATCGCGCCCTTCGCCTCGGGCCCGGTCCGCATCGAGGACGTCGCCAACACACGGGTGAAGGAGTGCGACCGCCTGGACGCCTGCGCGGAGAACCTCCGCCGGCTGGGCGTACGGGTGGAGACCGGGGCCGACTGGATCGAGATCCACCCCGGTGCGCAGCCCGTGCCGGGCGCGGAGATCAAGACGTACGGTGACCACCGCATCGTCATGTCCTTCGCGGTGACAGGACTCCGCGCGCCGGGCGGTGTCTCGTTCGACGACCCCGGCTGCGTACGGAAGACGTTCCCCGCCTTCCACGAGACCTTCGCCGCCTGGGCCGGCCCGCTGGGGTGA